Below is a genomic region from Dehalococcoides mccartyi.
GCCTCGCATCTGCCGCCACCGTTGCTACTATCATGGCAACAGCTTCAACCGTATCCGCTGAGGATCTGGTTCATCCTGGCGGCAAAGCTATGGATGAAATGGGAAGTGCCTCCCTTACCCGAGACCTGCCGACAAGTTTTTACAAAAGGATTGAAAACAAGGACGGCTATATAGGCACTACCAGGGTTATTGCCCCTACTCAAAGACTTGATGCCCGCGAACATGGTTTTTCCCAGATAGTCAGGCGCGGCTCAACCGGTGACTGGTCAGGTGAACCCGGAGACTGGGGGCCGGTATTGTTGGCCGCTGTTCAGGAAAAAAAGAAACACGCAGCTGAAATTACCCCTCTGGAAGCGGCTGATTATACTTGGAGTAATGCTTTCCAGATTGCTATGGACAGATGGCATATTACCCTTGAGCCGGGCCGGTATCAGCAGGCACCTATAGCCGCCACTAAGGTTGAGCTTTCTCCCGAAGAAATGACAGCCCGCATAAAGAAAATCTGCCGCTGGTTTGGCTGTGAGCAGGTGGGTATCTGCGAAGTAACTGAAGATATGAAACCTTTCTTCTACAGCGTTGGCAGAACCAAGGGTACTTATACCACCGGACATGCAAATTATGTAGATGAGGGCCGTGAAATACCCTGGCCGTATCCCTACAAATACTGCATTGTCATGGCTGACAAATGTGATACCGATACTCTAAGTGCTATGACCGGACCTCTGGTTGAGGCCAGTGCCAAAATAGCCTGTTCCCAATCGGACTTTGCTCCCCATTATCTGGAATCCATAATCCGCTCACTGGGACATGATGCTAAGGCCAATATCTTTAGCGATACTGATATTATGGATACCCCCTTTGCGGTCAAAGCCGGTCTGGGTGAATTGGGCAGGAGTGGCCTGGTGATTTCACCCTGGGGCGCCCAGATGAGAATCATGGAAGTCTTTACAAACTTGCCGCTGGTTCCGGATAAGCCCATAGATTTTGGTCTTCAGGAATTCTGCAAGGTCTGCAAGAAGTGTGCTGACAATTGTCCTGCCAGTGCTATTTCCATGGATGACGAACCCAGCGAAGTGGATACGGTAGTCAAGTCTATCCGCTGGTTCCAGGATGGCAAAAAATGTTTGTCCCAAAGGTTGGCTTATGGCTGTTCCAAGTGCCAGAGCGTCTGCCCCTGGTCTAAACCTGACACCCTGATTCACGAAATAGGGCGTATGGTAGGCCAGAACCCGGCCTTTGCCCCGTTCCTGGTTAAGCTGG
It encodes:
- a CDS encoding reductive dehalogenase — translated: MDEKINRRDFVKGAGLASAATVATIMATASTVSAEDLVHPGGKAMDEMGSASLTRDLPTSFYKRIENKDGYIGTTRVIAPTQRLDAREHGFSQIVRRGSTGDWSGEPGDWGPVLLAAVQEKKKHAAEITPLEAADYTWSNAFQIAMDRWHITLEPGRYQQAPIAATKVELSPEEMTARIKKICRWFGCEQVGICEVTEDMKPFFYSVGRTKGTYTTGHANYVDEGREIPWPYPYKYCIVMADKCDTDTLSAMTGPLVEASAKIACSQSDFAPHYLESIIRSLGHDAKANIFSDTDIMDTPFAVKAGLGELGRSGLVISPWGAQMRIMEVFTNLPLVPDKPIDFGLQEFCKVCKKCADNCPASAISMDDEPSEVDTVVKSIRWFQDGKKCLSQRLAYGCSKCQSVCPWSKPDTLIHEIGRMVGQNPAFAPFLVKLDDFFYNRYPEGHETGEWAPWR